A section of the Candidatus Hydrogenedens sp. genome encodes:
- a CDS encoding iron ABC transporter permease, with product MNRKHVHILFLAITALTILIPISIFIGFESINPSFVWEVIKNSETQQHPLIFQILIYHRLPRTLVSILVGMGLSLGGVAFQSLLRNPLATPYTLGTASFASLGAYLAYLGHASITSLLSISLKITFPVSHIFAFLFAVGEIVLILTLIKIKPKISATVLLLSGITLGMLANAFISILRYVATPDKLVFMERWWFGSTQVLGYRAVVILSIVSLPSFFFLWRFSEALDQYTFDIEIAQSRGINIVKLQTYIFLIVSIMTAVIVAEVGPIGFVGLIIPHITRYFVGSSHRRVIPYSALFGGIFLLLCDILSRKIFSTGVPVGIITTLIGVPAFLYILFGKDFKEWLT from the coding sequence ATGAACCGTAAACATGTACATATATTATTTCTCGCTATCACCGCACTTACTATCCTTATTCCAATAAGTATATTTATAGGTTTCGAATCAATAAACCCATCTTTTGTGTGGGAGGTAATAAAAAATTCGGAGACTCAGCAACACCCATTAATCTTTCAAATATTAATTTATCACCGATTACCAAGGACACTTGTTTCTATCCTCGTGGGTATGGGGCTATCATTAGGAGGGGTCGCTTTCCAATCGTTATTACGAAATCCTCTTGCTACACCTTATACCTTAGGAACCGCAAGTTTTGCTTCCCTCGGGGCATACCTTGCCTATTTAGGACATGCAAGCATTACCTCACTCCTATCAATTTCGCTTAAAATAACCTTTCCCGTTTCCCATATTTTCGCTTTTTTATTTGCAGTTGGTGAAATAGTGTTAATCCTTACTCTGATTAAGATAAAACCAAAAATCTCTGCTACAGTCCTGCTTTTGTCAGGCATCACGTTAGGAATGTTAGCCAATGCATTCATCTCTATACTTCGGTATGTTGCAACCCCAGACAAATTGGTGTTTATGGAACGTTGGTGGTTCGGTTCAACACAGGTATTAGGTTACAGGGCGGTCGTTATTCTTTCAATAGTCTCCTTACCATCGTTCTTTTTCTTATGGCGTTTCAGTGAAGCGTTGGATCAATATACTTTTGACATAGAAATTGCACAATCCAGAGGAATAAACATTGTAAAATTACAAACCTACATATTTCTCATAGTTTCTATCATGACAGCGGTCATTGTAGCAGAAGTGGGTCCCATCGGCTTTGTAGGACTCATTATTCCACATATTACTCGCTATTTCGTCGGCTCATCTCATCGACGTGTTATACCCTATAGTGCTCTTTTTGGTGGAATATTTCTTTTATTGTGCGACATTCTATCACGAAAAATATTTTCTACAGGCGTTCCTGTCGGGATTATTACCACACTAATAGGTGTGCCAGCATTCTTGTATATTCTATTTGGGAAAGATTTCAAAGAATGGCTTACATGA
- a CDS encoding YicC family protein encodes MHSMTGFGHVSGVVRGSLISLEINSVNHRSLEISIRLPSLWGSIETFIRDKIRQKINRGKIHVWIRRQITETTEPTFAFNETVAKEYISSIKKMQELLNTTEEISLNTLVQLPGIFDTSISDEEIEQIKFEMEPLIELAIEKLNQSRAIEGSEIEQQLKNHFDELKNGITSLEQKIPELCEVQKERIRLKLAEITIDPSVKEERLAMEMVLWADKLDITEEVNRIKSHLNRVDELFQTEQCGKPLNFITQEIGRELNTISAKLRDAELAWQLVQMKTLLEKIREQIQNVE; translated from the coding sequence ATGCATAGTATGACTGGATTTGGTCATGTATCTGGGGTAGTGCGTGGCTCGCTTATTTCTTTGGAAATAAATTCTGTAAATCATCGTTCCTTAGAAATAAGTATTCGACTCCCATCATTATGGGGCTCTATAGAAACTTTTATACGAGATAAAATTAGACAAAAAATAAATCGTGGAAAAATTCACGTTTGGATTCGGCGACAAATTACCGAAACAACAGAACCTACATTTGCATTCAATGAAACCGTAGCAAAAGAATACATATCGAGCATAAAGAAAATGCAGGAATTATTAAACACAACTGAAGAAATTTCATTAAATACTTTGGTTCAATTGCCAGGAATATTTGACACTTCAATTTCAGATGAAGAGATAGAACAGATAAAATTCGAAATGGAACCATTAATAGAACTCGCCATTGAAAAATTGAATCAATCAAGAGCCATAGAAGGTTCGGAAATAGAACAACAATTAAAGAACCATTTTGACGAACTTAAAAATGGAATTACGTCATTAGAACAAAAGATACCTGAACTATGCGAGGTTCAAAAAGAACGGATTCGGTTAAAGTTAGCAGAGATTACCATTGACCCATCTGTTAAAGAAGAACGACTCGCAATGGAAATGGTGTTATGGGCAGACAAATTGGACATTACCGAAGAAGTCAACCGTATTAAATCGCATTTAAACCGTGTTGATGAACTGTTTCAAACAGAGCAATGTGGAAAACCGTTAAATTTCATAACTCAAGAAATAGGAAGAGAACTGAATACCATCAGTGCCAAACTACGTGATGCTGAGTTAGCATGGCAATTAGTCCAGATGAAAACATTATTGGAAAAAATACGAGAACAAATACAGAATGTGGAGTAA
- the gmk gene encoding guanylate kinase yields the protein MGQNNLMIVISAPSGVGKTTVIQYLLSQRNDLAISISATTRKPRMNEQHGVHYYFLSEEEFNQKIQTGEFVEYAKVHDDLYGTLYSELQRHINEKKDIILELDIQGMRSIKKKFPETVTVFLMPPSLKEMEIRLKGRGTENEEKIQKRLKRAYDEMKARYEFDYTIINYEIDQCAFDLNTIINAEHLRSSRVEINFE from the coding sequence GTGGGCCAAAATAATCTCATGATTGTCATTTCTGCCCCGTCTGGCGTCGGAAAAACGACAGTGATTCAATATTTACTCTCACAGAGAAATGATCTGGCTATCTCCATCTCCGCAACAACCCGAAAACCAAGAATGAATGAACAACACGGGGTTCATTACTACTTCCTGTCAGAAGAAGAATTTAACCAGAAAATTCAGACAGGTGAATTTGTAGAATATGCAAAGGTGCACGATGATTTATACGGAACATTGTATTCCGAACTACAACGACATATTAACGAAAAAAAAGATATTATCCTCGAATTAGATATTCAAGGAATGCGAAGTATTAAAAAGAAATTTCCCGAAACAGTCACTGTTTTTCTTATGCCACCATCATTAAAAGAAATGGAGATACGATTAAAAGGACGCGGTACCGAAAATGAAGAAAAAATACAAAAACGACTAAAACGCGCCTATGACGAAATGAAAGCAAGGTATGAATTCGATTATACTATTATAAATTATGAAATTGACCAATGTGCTTTCGATTTAAATACCATTATCAATGCAGAACATCTACGCTCAAGTCGTGTTGAAATAAATTTTGAATAA
- the udk gene encoding uridine kinase, with product MAYMNSFIVLIGGGSASGKTTIASRLQTELSPHAVVIPIDNYYKDLSHIPMRERLKTNFDHPDAIEIELLMYHLSQLQHHIPIETPVYDFATHTRCHESIIIEPKDIVILEGLHALTFEQLRDISSLKIFVDLDDDLRIIRRIQRDISERGRKINHIIKQYLSTVRPMYKQFIEPSKKFADIIVLGDQLEIAIKNILLHPYLHKFHTVK from the coding sequence ATGGCTTACATGAACTCCTTTATCGTTCTTATCGGTGGAGGTTCTGCCTCTGGGAAAACTACCATTGCATCCCGTTTGCAGACAGAGCTATCACCTCATGCGGTAGTAATACCTATCGATAATTATTACAAAGATTTATCACATATACCCATGAGGGAAAGATTGAAAACTAACTTTGACCATCCAGACGCAATTGAAATTGAACTCTTGATGTATCACCTATCTCAACTTCAGCATCACATCCCTATTGAAACTCCTGTTTATGACTTCGCCACACATACACGCTGTCATGAATCTATAATAATCGAACCGAAGGATATAGTAATTTTAGAGGGACTCCATGCCTTGACATTTGAACAACTTCGGGATATATCAAGTCTAAAAATATTTGTAGATTTAGATGATGATTTGCGGATTATCCGAAGGATACAGCGAGACATATCAGAGCGAGGTAGGAAAATTAACCATATCATAAAGCAGTATTTAAGCACTGTTCGACCAATGTATAAACAATTTATCGAACCATCCAAAAAGTTTGCCGATATAATTGTCCTCGGTGACCAATTGGAAATTGCTATAAAAAATATCCTCTTACATCCATATTTACATAAATTCCACACAGTGAAATAA
- a CDS encoding ABC transporter ATP-binding protein codes for MNPILIVDNLSFRHTNSEPLFDNLSLTISPETLTALIGPNGSGKSTLLRLLAGIIKPDIGKVLLHQKPLNEFPLRERAKIIAFLPQNIYPIFPLSVLEIVTMGRFPRKPTLAGLSQNDYNVINECMELMNLSALKNRSFSELSGGECKRTLIASILAQEPQILLLDEPLSGLDAPHQIETLQHLKHLSKIGYAVIIATHEINTITRFADEFILLSSDHHLVSQGNAEQTLTKENLYRAYGARFWVGKHPFTQTLLIEVEPKIPHEP; via the coding sequence ATGAACCCAATTTTAATTGTAGATAATCTATCGTTCCGACACACAAACAGTGAGCCTTTGTTTGATAATTTGTCATTAACAATCTCACCAGAAACACTCACGGCTCTAATAGGACCTAACGGCTCAGGAAAAAGTACCTTACTCCGCTTACTCGCAGGAATTATAAAGCCCGATATTGGGAAAGTATTATTACATCAAAAACCATTGAATGAATTCCCGCTTCGAGAACGGGCAAAAATAATTGCATTTCTGCCTCAAAATATTTATCCTATTTTCCCCTTATCTGTCCTTGAAATTGTTACTATGGGGAGATTCCCAAGAAAACCAACCCTCGCAGGATTGTCACAAAACGATTACAACGTAATTAATGAATGCATGGAATTAATGAATTTAAGTGCATTGAAAAATCGCTCCTTTTCAGAACTCTCTGGTGGTGAATGTAAAAGAACGCTCATAGCAAGTATTCTCGCACAAGAACCACAAATTCTATTATTGGATGAGCCATTATCTGGTTTAGATGCTCCACATCAGATAGAAACATTACAGCATCTCAAACATTTATCGAAAATAGGTTATGCGGTAATTATTGCAACCCATGAAATTAATACCATCACCCGTTTTGCGGATGAATTTATTCTCCTATCATCAGACCATCACCTTGTTTCTCAGGGTAATGCAGAACAAACATTGACAAAAGAAAATTTGTACCGTGCCTATGGTGCACGTTTCTGGGTAGGAAAACATCCATTTACACAAACCCTTCTTATTGAGGTTGAACCAAAGATACCCCATGAACCGTAA